From the genome of Armatimonadota bacterium, one region includes:
- a CDS encoding 2-dehydro-3-deoxy-phosphogluconate aldolase gives MQETVQELLAQRVVGILRLPQSSLALQALEVAIQHGVRAVEVTMTTPNAIEILREARKRWEGKALVGAGTVLDAENAKQVIDAGAQFVVSPILDAGMVETALDANVPPIPGVFSPTEIVTAYRLGAPIVKVFPAVVLSTAFFKEVKAPLPQIPLMAVGGLNAHNAAEYLHAGADMVGVGGALFPKAAILAGEFEGVAQTAEALASLRHLHLEHL, from the coding sequence ATGCAAGAGACGGTTCAGGAACTGCTTGCGCAGCGGGTGGTGGGCATTCTGCGCCTGCCGCAGTCCAGCCTCGCCCTGCAAGCACTGGAAGTGGCTATTCAGCATGGCGTACGGGCGGTGGAGGTGACCATGACCACGCCGAACGCTATAGAGATTCTGCGCGAGGCGCGGAAGCGCTGGGAGGGCAAAGCACTGGTTGGGGCCGGTACGGTGCTGGACGCCGAGAACGCGAAGCAGGTGATAGACGCCGGGGCGCAGTTCGTGGTGTCGCCGATACTGGATGCAGGCATGGTGGAGACTGCGCTGGACGCGAATGTTCCACCTATTCCGGGCGTCTTCAGCCCGACGGAGATTGTCACCGCCTACCGGCTAGGCGCGCCCATTGTGAAGGTTTTTCCTGCGGTGGTGCTGAGCACAGCGTTTTTTAAAGAGGTGAAGGCTCCTTTGCCGCAGATACCGCTGATGGCAGTGGGGGGATTGAACGCGCACAACGCTGCCGAATACCTGCACGCAGGCGCAGACATGGTGGGTGTAGGCGGTGCACTCTTCCCGAAGGCGGCGATACTGGCAGGGGAGTTCGAGGGGGTAGCGCAGACGGCAGAAGCGCTGGCATCTCTGCGCCATCTGCATCTCGAGCACCTCTGA